In Hermetia illucens chromosome 5, iHerIll2.2.curated.20191125, whole genome shotgun sequence, a single window of DNA contains:
- the LOC119657266 gene encoding mitogen-activated protein kinase 15: MSTKQKSQEKNKMSEIDDQILKHFEIKKRLGKGAYGIVWKAVDKKSGQIVAVKKIFDAFRNETDAQRTFREIMFLRAFRNHPNVIQLHSIYKAANNLDIYLSFEFMESDLHNVIKRGSILKDVHKRYVMYQLLNAIKYIHSGNVIHRDLKPSNVLIDSKCRCKIADFGLARSVSQRQFGETNNNIDPSEPILTDYVATRWYRAPEILVASKRYTKGIDMWSLGCILGEMIRGKPIFPGSSTVNQIERIVCALPEVSEKDVSAVGAGFGSVLLNQQINSGSNAKLDELLSGAPEDSKHLVKSLLLLDPARRLTAKQALNHRYVEKFRHTIPEAELNTDVLPPFRDDVQLTVPEYRSKLYEIMQSNEKGGGGGVGGAGKQTNRKNREISTAKLEGTITVTSSSLPSAKVGSTKPSDSEKRQSTMNTNSSENNSRKIERKASVVTQSSSQYITVSTSSTTNKTSNTHTNHTGFNSTYSTENKYKPIPKIKYCKISNIPDTKNIGSSNGVTERTDSDRRYASLNYIGRPGTANLEKRHSIDGSFSNDLPPSNTSIYSEKKAMHGSCRNLSNGRGSQPEKLSFGKDSLNYTSWSNKYLSNTTPPNGPEATPEKTSAPPPNKIIKNDSFSLSNDSGSYYERRLKNLEERIQRHKMDINALFTQNAKQKMSRSESVEGNSYLSSSKKPAPLMASMSNSATTGAMAASNGKYIKGKANLNRSKSENTNSSIKQKPTIRYDYTFSEGDRLSTKHKPGGVGTVIGNSAMMASSGGEYGLVTAKELYDLRKSQVIS, translated from the exons atgtcGACTAAACAAAAATCGCAAGAGAAGAATAAAATGTCGGAAATCGACGATCAAATTCtgaaacattttgaaattaaaaag CGTTTAGGAAAAGGAGCTTATGGCATTGTTTGGAAAGCAGTCGATAAAAAGTCAGGTCAGATAGTggcagtgaaaaaaattttcgatGCATTTCGCAATGAAACTGATGCACAGCGTACATTTCGCGAAATAATGTTTCTACGGGCATTTCGAAACCACCCCAATGTGATTCAACTCCACAGTATTTATAA GGCAGCTAATAACTTGGACATCTATTTATCATTTGAATTCATGGAAAGTGATTTACATAACGTGATAAAAAGAGGTTCAATTTTAAAAGATGTGCACAAACGCTATGTTATGTATCAATTGTTAAATGCAATAAAGTACATCCATTCAGGGAATGTAATTCATAGGGATCTTAAACCAAGTAATGTTCTCATAGACAGCAAATGCAG ATGTAAAATAGCGGACTTCGGTCTGGCCAGGTCTGTATCACAAAGACAATTCGGAGAAACAAACAACAATATTGATCCTTCGGAGCCAATACTTACGGATTATGTGGCGACCCGTTGGTATCGTGCACCGGAGATATTAGTAGCCAGTAAAAG GTATACAAAAGGAATTGATATGTGGAGTTTAGGATGTATATTGGGAGAAATGATTCGGGGGAAACCTATATTTCCCGGAAGCAGTACAGTAAATCAA ATTGAACGCATAGTATGTGCACTGCCAGAAGTATCGGAAAAAGATGTGTCTGCAGTTGGTGCTGGATTTGGTTCTGTACTACTCAACCAACAAATTAATTCCGGCAG caacGCCAAACTTGACGAATTACTATCAGGAGCCCCGGAGGATTCTAAACATCTAGTGAAATCTCTTTTATTATTAGACCCTGCACGCAGACTTACCGCAAAACAAGCTCTCAATCACAGATATGTGGAAAA GTTCCGACACACAATCCCGGAAGCCGAACTAAACACAGATGTCCTGCCGCCGTTTCGTGACGATGTTCAATTAACGGTCCCCGAATATCGATCCAAACTATACGAAATAATGCAATCTAATGAGAAAGGAGGCGGTGGAGGTGTTGGTGGTGCTGGGAAACAAACAAATCGCAAAAA tCGAGAAATATCAACAGCCAAGCTTGAAGGTACAATCACGGTTACTTCATCATCACTACCAAGTGCAAAGGTAGGAAGCACGAAGCCCTCAGATTCAGAAAAGCGGCAATCAACCATGAACACCAATTCATCGGAAAATAACTCACGAAAAATAGAGAGAAAAGCTTCAGTTGTAACGCAAAGTAGCTCGCAATATATCACCGTTTCCACGTCTTCAACAACCAACAAAACCTCGAATACCCACACGAATCACACAGGTTTCAATTCCACTTACAGtactgaaaataaatataagCCTATCCCAAAAATAAAGTATTGCAAGATTTCAAATATCCCTGACACAAAAAATATAGGGAGTAGCAATGGAGTCACAGAAAGGACGGACAGCGATCGTCGTTATGCTTCATTAAACTACATTGGGAGGCCGGGAACAGCCAACTTAGAAAAAAGGCACTCAATTGACGGTAGCTTCAGTAACGACTTACCACCTTCAAACACAAGCATATACTCCGAGAAAAAAGCCATGCATGGAAGTTGCCGAAACTTGAGCAATGGCCGAGGCTCCCAGCCAGAAAAGCTATCATTTGGAAAGGATAGTTTGAATTACACGTCATGGTCAAATAAGTACCTCAGCAATACTACTCCTCCTAACGGCCCTGAAGCCACTCCCGAGAAAACTAGTGCTCCTCCACcaaataaaattatcaaaaatgaTTCATTCTCCCTCTCGAACGATAGTGGAAGCTACTATGAAAGGCGCCTAAAAAATCTAGAGGAGCGTATCCAGCGACACAAGATGGACATCAACGCGTTGTTCACACAGAACGCTAAGCAGAAGATGTCTAGGTCTGAAAGCGTTGAAGGCAATAGTTACCTATCGAGTAGTAAGAAGCCAGCACCCTTGATGGCTTCAATGAGCAATAGTGCAACCACAGGGGCTATGGCCGCAAGCAACGGAAAATACATTAAGGGGAAAGCAAATTTGAATCGTTCAAAATCAGAGAACACAAATTCTAGCATTAAGCAAAAGCCTACAATTAGGTATGACTACACATTCTCGGAGGGCGATCGACTGAGCACAAAACATAAACCTGGGGGTGTTGGTACTGTTATTGGTAATTCCGCGATGATGGCATCGAGTGGTGGCGAGTATGGATTAGTTACTGCCAAGGAACTCTACGATTTGAGAAAATCTCAAGTGATTTCATGA
- the LOC119658513 gene encoding RNA-binding protein pno1, whose translation MTTEENISADNFLPPKAAKKAKKRVHSEGEDAMDVEEIAGIEGNVLNSKPKVKRKKNSAEVRKIAVPPHRYSALKEHWMKIFSPIVEHMKLQIRFNMKARQVEIRISPETPDIANLQKAADFVKAFLCGFEVDDALALLRLDDLFIETFEIKDVKTLKGDHMSRAIGRLAGKGGRTKFTIENVTKTRIVLADSKIHILGSYQNIQLARRAICNLILGSPPSKVYGNLRSVASRISERF comes from the exons ATGACTACCGAAGAAAATATTTCAGCAGACAATTTCCTCCCGCCTAAAGCTGCGAAAAAAGCCAAGAAGCGAGTCCATTCTGAAGGGGAAGATGCTATGGATGTGGAAGAAATTGCTGGTATCGAAGGGAATGTATTGAATTCAAAACCGAAAGTAAAACGGAAGAAAAACAGTGCCGAAGTTCGAAAGATAGCAGTCCCGCCACACAGATATTCTGCCCTCAAAGAGCATTGGATGAAAATCTTCAGCCCCATAGTGGAACATATGAAGTTACAGATCAGATTCAATATGAAAGCGCGACAG GTTGAAATTCGCATAAGCCCTGAAACACCAGACATTGCAAACCTACAAAAAGCGGCTGATTTTGTCAAAGCCTTCCTCTGCGGTTTCGAGGTGGATGATGCCCTAGCTCTACTGCGTTTAGACGATCTTTTCATTGAAACCTTTGAAATCAAAGACGTGAAAACGTTGAAAGGCGATCACATGAGTCGCGCAATCGGTCGACTTGCTGGCAAAGGGGGCCGAACTAAGTTCACTATCGAGAACGTCACAAAGACGAGAATCGTACTGGCCGATAGCAAAATACACATCCTAGGAAGCTATCAAAACATACAGCTCGCACGTAGAgcaatttgcaatttaattttAGGATCACCGCCCAGTAAAGTGTATGGCAATTTGCGTTCAGTGGCCAGCAGGATATCAGAAAGGTTTTGA